In Tursiops truncatus isolate mTurTru1 chromosome X, mTurTru1.mat.Y, whole genome shotgun sequence, the following proteins share a genomic window:
- the TSPAN6 gene encoding tetraspanin-6 isoform X2, translating into MASPSRRLQTKPVITCFKSVLLIYTFIFWITGVILLAVGIWGKYAMFLTLIFLVELVAAIVGFVFRHEIKNSFKNNYEKALKQYNTTGDYRSDAVDKIQTTLRCCGVTDYRDWKDTNYYSEKGFPKSCCKLEGCSPQRDADKVNNEGCFIKVMTIIESEMGVVAGISFGVACFQLIGIFLAYCLSRAITNNQYEIV; encoded by the exons ATGGCGTCCCCGTCTCGGAGGCTGCAGACCAAACCGGTCATCACTTGTTTCAAGAGCGTCCTCTTGATCTACACATTCATCTTCTGG ATCACTGGTGTTATCCTTCTTGCTGTTGGCATTTGGGGCAAG TATGCAATGTTTCTGACTCTTATTTTTTTGGTTGAACTGGTCGCTGCCATCGTAGGATTTGTTTTCAGACATGAG ATTAAGAACAGTTTTAAGAATAATTATGAGAAAGCTTTAAAGCAATATAACACTACGGGAGATTATAGAAGCGATGCAGTAGACAAGATTCAAACTACG ttgcGTTGTTGTGGTGTCACCGACTATAGAGATTGGAAGGATACTAATTATTACTCAGAAAAAGGATTTCCCAAGAGCTGCTGTAAACTTGAAGGTTGTTCTCCTCAGAGAGATGCAGATAAAGTAAACAATGAA gGTTGTTTTATAAAGGTGATGACCATTATAGAATCAGAAATGGGAGTTGTTGCGGGAATTTCTTTTGGAGTTGCTTGCTTCCAG CTGATTGGAATCTTTCTAGCCTACTGCCTCTCTCGTGCCATAACAAATAACCAGTATGAGATAGTGTAA
- the TSPAN6 gene encoding tetraspanin-6 isoform X1: protein MASPSRRLQTKPVITCFKSVLLIYTFIFWITGVILLAVGIWGKVSLENYFSLLNEKATNVPFVLIGTGTVIILLGTFGCFATCRASAWMLKLYAMFLTLIFLVELVAAIVGFVFRHEIKNSFKNNYEKALKQYNTTGDYRSDAVDKIQTTLRCCGVTDYRDWKDTNYYSEKGFPKSCCKLEGCSPQRDADKVNNEGCFIKVMTIIESEMGVVAGISFGVACFQLIGIFLAYCLSRAITNNQYEIV, encoded by the exons ATGGCGTCCCCGTCTCGGAGGCTGCAGACCAAACCGGTCATCACTTGTTTCAAGAGCGTCCTCTTGATCTACACATTCATCTTCTGG ATCACTGGTGTTATCCTTCTTGCTGTTGGCATTTGGGGCAAGGTGAGCCTAGagaattatttttcccttttaaatgaaAAGGCCACCAATGTCCCCTTCGTGCTCATTGGTACTGGCACTGTCATTATTCTTTTGGGCACCTTCGGCTGTTTTGCTACCTGCCGAGCTTCTGCATGGATGCTAAAACTG TATGCAATGTTTCTGACTCTTATTTTTTTGGTTGAACTGGTCGCTGCCATCGTAGGATTTGTTTTCAGACATGAG ATTAAGAACAGTTTTAAGAATAATTATGAGAAAGCTTTAAAGCAATATAACACTACGGGAGATTATAGAAGCGATGCAGTAGACAAGATTCAAACTACG ttgcGTTGTTGTGGTGTCACCGACTATAGAGATTGGAAGGATACTAATTATTACTCAGAAAAAGGATTTCCCAAGAGCTGCTGTAAACTTGAAGGTTGTTCTCCTCAGAGAGATGCAGATAAAGTAAACAATGAA gGTTGTTTTATAAAGGTGATGACCATTATAGAATCAGAAATGGGAGTTGTTGCGGGAATTTCTTTTGGAGTTGCTTGCTTCCAG CTGATTGGAATCTTTCTAGCCTACTGCCTCTCTCGTGCCATAACAAATAACCAGTATGAGATAGTGTAA
- the TSPAN6 gene encoding tetraspanin-6 isoform X3, which yields MASPSRRLQTKPVITCFKSVLLIYTFIFWYAMFLTLIFLVELVAAIVGFVFRHEIKNSFKNNYEKALKQYNTTGDYRSDAVDKIQTTLRCCGVTDYRDWKDTNYYSEKGFPKSCCKLEGCSPQRDADKVNNEGCFIKVMTIIESEMGVVAGISFGVACFQLIGIFLAYCLSRAITNNQYEIV from the exons ATGGCGTCCCCGTCTCGGAGGCTGCAGACCAAACCGGTCATCACTTGTTTCAAGAGCGTCCTCTTGATCTACACATTCATCTTCTGG TATGCAATGTTTCTGACTCTTATTTTTTTGGTTGAACTGGTCGCTGCCATCGTAGGATTTGTTTTCAGACATGAG ATTAAGAACAGTTTTAAGAATAATTATGAGAAAGCTTTAAAGCAATATAACACTACGGGAGATTATAGAAGCGATGCAGTAGACAAGATTCAAACTACG ttgcGTTGTTGTGGTGTCACCGACTATAGAGATTGGAAGGATACTAATTATTACTCAGAAAAAGGATTTCCCAAGAGCTGCTGTAAACTTGAAGGTTGTTCTCCTCAGAGAGATGCAGATAAAGTAAACAATGAA gGTTGTTTTATAAAGGTGATGACCATTATAGAATCAGAAATGGGAGTTGTTGCGGGAATTTCTTTTGGAGTTGCTTGCTTCCAG CTGATTGGAATCTTTCTAGCCTACTGCCTCTCTCGTGCCATAACAAATAACCAGTATGAGATAGTGTAA